A DNA window from Citrobacter tructae contains the following coding sequences:
- the phnL gene encoding phosphonate C-P lyase system protein PhnL, whose protein sequence is MIRVENVSKTFVLHQQNGVRLPVLHNATLEVKNGECVVLHGHSGSGKSTLLRSLYANYLPDEGHIHIRHSDEWVDLVQAPARKVLEVRRSTIGWVSQFLRVIPRVSALDVVMQPLLDLGVSREACATKAARLLERLNVPEQLWHLAPSTFSGGEQQRVNIARGFIVDYPILLLDEPTASLDSKNSDAVVALIEEAKARGAAIVGIFHDETVRERVADRLHLMGATA, encoded by the coding sequence ATGATTCGCGTAGAAAACGTCAGTAAAACCTTTGTGCTGCATCAGCAAAACGGCGTGCGTCTGCCGGTGCTCCACAACGCCACCCTGGAAGTGAAGAACGGGGAATGCGTGGTGCTGCACGGCCACTCCGGTAGCGGAAAATCAACGCTGCTGCGTTCGCTGTACGCCAACTATCTGCCGGATGAAGGGCACATCCACATTCGCCACAGCGATGAATGGGTGGACCTGGTGCAAGCCCCGGCACGCAAAGTGCTGGAAGTGCGCCGCTCGACCATTGGCTGGGTCAGCCAGTTTCTGCGCGTGATCCCCAGGGTCTCGGCGCTGGACGTGGTGATGCAGCCGCTGCTGGACCTGGGCGTTTCCCGCGAAGCGTGCGCGACCAAAGCAGCCCGCCTGTTGGAACGCCTGAACGTACCAGAACAGCTGTGGCATCTCGCGCCTTCGACCTTTTCCGGCGGTGAGCAGCAGCGCGTCAACATTGCCCGTGGCTTTATTGTCGATTATCCGATTTTACTGCTCGATGAACCCACCGCGTCGCTGGACAGCAAAAATAGCGATGCCGTGGTGGCGCTGATTGAAGAAGCGAAAGCACGCGGCGCGGCGATTGTCGGTATTTTTCACGATGAGACCGTGCGCGAGCGCGTGGCGGACCGTTTGCATCTGATGGGAGCAACAGCATGA
- the phnG gene encoding phosphonate C-P lyase system protein PhnG gives MHFDTATRQRWMRALAYSNAEDLNTRINVLKLTPDYELIRAPESGLMQIQARMGGTGNRFFAGDTTLTRAVVRLKSGTLGYSYLLGRNKQHAEQCAVIDALLQEQTHFQSLMETLIAPLEAERDALISARRAEVNASRVDFFTLVRGDNA, from the coding sequence ATGCATTTCGATACCGCCACCCGCCAGCGCTGGATGCGCGCGCTGGCTTACAGCAACGCCGAAGACCTGAATACGCGAATCAACGTGCTCAAATTGACGCCGGACTATGAACTTATCCGCGCACCCGAAAGCGGGCTGATGCAGATCCAGGCCCGTATGGGCGGCACCGGCAACCGCTTCTTTGCCGGCGACACCACGCTTACCCGTGCAGTAGTGCGCCTGAAGAGCGGCACGCTGGGTTACAGCTACCTGCTGGGACGCAACAAACAGCATGCCGAGCAGTGCGCGGTGATTGACGCGCTGCTGCAGGAACAAACGCATTTCCAGAGCCTAATGGAAACCTTAATTGCCCCGCTGGAAGCGGAACGCGATGCGCTGATTAGCGCACGCCGTGCCGAAGTCAACGCCAGCCGGGTCGACTTCTTCACGCTGGTACGCGGAGATAACGCATGA
- the phnC gene encoding phosphonate ABC transporter ATP-binding protein: protein MQTVIRVEKLAKSFNQHQALNAVDLNICSGEMVALLGPSGSGKSTLLRHLSGLITGDKSPGSHVELLGRTVQREGRLARDIRKSRAHTGYIFQQFNLVNRLTVLENVLIGALGSTPFWRTCFSWFSQEQKQRALQALTRVGMAHFAYQRVSTLSGGQQQRVAIARALMQQAKVILADEPIASLDPESARIVMDTLRDINQTDGITVVVTLHQVDYALRYCERIVALRQGNVFFDGSSQHFDNDRFDHLYRSMNRVEQNAQAA from the coding sequence ATGCAAACGGTTATTCGCGTCGAGAAACTCGCCAAATCCTTCAATCAGCATCAGGCGCTGAATGCGGTTGATCTGAACATCTGCTCCGGTGAGATGGTGGCTCTGCTTGGGCCGTCAGGCTCCGGCAAATCCACCCTTTTACGTCATTTAAGCGGCTTGATTACCGGTGATAAATCACCGGGTAGCCACGTCGAGCTATTAGGCCGCACGGTGCAGCGCGAAGGCAGACTGGCGCGCGACATCCGCAAAAGCCGCGCCCACACTGGCTACATCTTCCAGCAGTTCAATCTGGTGAACCGCCTGACCGTACTGGAGAACGTGCTGATTGGCGCGCTCGGTAGCACACCGTTCTGGCGCACCTGCTTTAGCTGGTTTAGCCAGGAACAGAAGCAGCGCGCATTACAGGCGCTGACCCGCGTTGGCATGGCGCACTTTGCGTATCAGCGCGTTTCCACGCTCTCCGGCGGACAGCAGCAGCGCGTCGCCATCGCCCGCGCGCTAATGCAGCAGGCCAAAGTGATCCTCGCCGACGAGCCAATTGCCTCGCTGGACCCGGAATCCGCGCGCATCGTGATGGACACCCTGCGCGACATCAACCAGACCGACGGCATCACCGTAGTGGTCACGCTGCATCAGGTGGATTACGCCCTGCGCTATTGCGAACGCATTGTCGCGCTGCGCCAGGGGAACGTCTTCTTTGATGGCAGCAGCCAGCACTTCGATAACGATCGATTTGATCATCTCTACCGCAGCATGAACCGCGTCGAACAGAACGCGCAGGCTGCTTAA
- the phnD gene encoding phosphonate ABC transporter substrate-binding protein, with the protein MSYKAVAALAFTSMFSISTLLSPAHAEEQEKALNFGIISTESQQNLKPQWEPFLKDMEKSLGVKVNAFFAPDYAGIIQGMRFNKVDIAWYGNLSAMEAVDRANGQVFAQTVAADGSPGYWSVLIVNKDSPINNLNDLIAKRKDLTFGNGDPNSTSGYLVPGYYVFAKNNISASDFKRTVNAGHETNALAVANKQVDVATNNTENLDKLKTSAPDKLNALKVIWKSPLIPGDPIVWRKNLSETTKDKVYDFFMNYGKTPEEKATLERLGWAPFRASSDLQLVPIRQLALFKEMQGVKDNKGLNEEEKTSKTSALKAQLDDLDRLTAALGAMTSVTKAVQ; encoded by the coding sequence ATGAGCTATAAGGCCGTTGCCGCGCTGGCGTTCACCAGCATGTTCAGCATCAGTACCTTGTTAAGCCCGGCGCATGCCGAAGAGCAGGAAAAAGCGCTGAACTTTGGCATTATTTCGACCGAATCACAGCAAAACCTGAAGCCGCAGTGGGAACCGTTCCTGAAGGACATGGAAAAGTCGTTGGGGGTAAAAGTGAATGCCTTCTTCGCCCCGGATTACGCCGGGATCATCCAGGGAATGCGCTTTAACAAAGTTGATATCGCCTGGTACGGCAACCTCTCGGCGATGGAAGCGGTGGATCGCGCCAACGGGCAGGTCTTTGCCCAGACCGTCGCCGCCGACGGCTCCCCAGGTTACTGGAGCGTGTTGATCGTTAACAAAGACAGTCCGATCAACAACCTGAACGATCTGATCGCCAAACGCAAGGATCTCACTTTCGGCAACGGCGATCCCAACTCCACCTCTGGCTACCTCGTCCCCGGTTACTACGTCTTTGCCAAAAACAATATTTCTGCCAGCGACTTCAAGCGCACCGTTAATGCCGGGCACGAAACCAACGCCCTGGCCGTCGCGAACAAGCAGGTGGACGTAGCGACTAACAACACCGAAAACCTCGACAAACTGAAAACCTCCGCACCGGACAAACTGAACGCCCTGAAGGTGATCTGGAAGTCGCCGCTGATCCCGGGCGATCCGATCGTCTGGCGCAAAAATCTCTCTGAAACCACCAAGGATAAGGTGTACGACTTCTTCATGAACTACGGCAAAACGCCGGAAGAGAAAGCCACGCTAGAACGCCTGGGTTGGGCACCGTTCCGCGCGTCCAGCGACCTGCAACTGGTGCCGATTCGTCAACTGGCGCTGTTTAAAGAGATGCAGGGCGTGAAAGACAACAAGGGACTGAACGAAGAAGAGAAAACCAGCAAAACCTCCGCGCTGAAAGCGCAGCTTGATGATCTCGACCGCCTGACCGCCGCACTGGGTGCCATGACCAGCGTGACTAAAGCCGTGCAGTGA
- the phnJ gene encoding alpha-D-ribose 1-methylphosphonate 5-phosphate C-P-lyase PhnJ: protein MIRRAILKAVAIPGYQVPFGGREMPMPYGWGTGGIQLTASVIGEPDVLKVIDQGADDTTNAVSIRNFFRHVTGVNTTERTEDATLIQTRHRIPETPLTEDQIIIFQVPIPEPLRFIEPRETETRTMHALEEYGIMQVKLYEDIARFGHIATTYAYPVKVNGRYVMDPSPIPKFDNPKMDRMPALQLFGAGREKRIYAVPPYTRVESLDFDDHPFSVQSWDEPCAICGSTHSYLDEVVLDDSGKRMFVCSDTDYCRQQSEALSK from the coding sequence ATGATCCGCCGTGCAATTCTGAAAGCAGTGGCGATCCCCGGCTATCAGGTACCATTTGGCGGACGTGAAATGCCAATGCCTTACGGCTGGGGCACCGGCGGTATTCAGCTTACCGCCAGCGTAATTGGTGAGCCGGACGTGCTGAAGGTGATCGACCAGGGCGCGGATGACACCACCAACGCCGTGTCGATCCGCAATTTTTTCAGGCACGTAACCGGGGTGAACACCACCGAACGCACGGAAGATGCCACGCTGATCCAGACCCGACATCGCATCCCGGAAACGCCGCTAACAGAAGATCAGATAATCATCTTTCAGGTGCCGATCCCCGAGCCGCTGCGCTTTATCGAACCGCGTGAAACGGAAACCCGCACCATGCACGCGCTGGAAGAGTACGGCATCATGCAGGTGAAACTGTATGAAGATATCGCCCGCTTCGGCCATATCGCCACCACTTACGCCTATCCGGTGAAGGTCAATGGCCGCTACGTCATGGACCCGTCGCCTATCCCAAAATTCGACAACCCAAAGATGGACAGGATGCCGGCCCTGCAACTGTTTGGCGCAGGTCGTGAAAAGCGTATCTATGCCGTCCCCCCCTATACCCGAGTCGAAAGCCTCGATTTCGACGATCACCCGTTTAGCGTGCAGAGCTGGGATGAGCCCTGCGCCATCTGCGGCTCAACCCACAGTTATCTCGACGAAGTGGTGCTCGATGACAGCGGCAAACGAATGTTTGTCTGCTCCGACACCGACTACTGCCGCCAACAGAGCGAGGCCCTCAGCAAATGA
- a CDS encoding carbon-phosphorus lyase complex subunit PhnI, whose protein sequence is MYVAVKGGEKAIANAHALQENRRRGDETIAELSVAQIEQQMNLAVDRVMTEGGIADRELAALALKQASGDNVEAIFLLRAYRTTLAKVAVSEPVNSAEMRLERRISAVYKDIPGGQLLGPTYDYTHRLLDFTLLANGETPPLCNEDGAQDASPHVFSLLANQGLAKREEDDGATPDDITRTPPVYPCSRASRLQQLMRGDEGYLLALAYSTQRGYGRNHPFAAEIRSGYVALETVPEELGFAVNVGELLMTECEMVNGFVAPENEAPHFTRGYGLVFGMSERKAMAMALVDRALQAPDYDETVTGPAQDEEFVLAHADNVEAAGFVSHLKLPHYVDFQAELELLKRLQQEATRDR, encoded by the coding sequence ATGTACGTTGCCGTCAAAGGGGGCGAAAAGGCGATAGCCAACGCCCACGCCCTGCAGGAAAACCGACGCCGGGGCGATGAAACCATTGCCGAACTGAGCGTGGCGCAAATCGAACAGCAGATGAACCTGGCAGTCGATCGCGTGATGACCGAAGGCGGTATTGCTGACCGTGAACTGGCAGCGCTGGCGCTCAAGCAGGCCAGCGGCGATAACGTCGAAGCCATCTTTTTGCTCCGCGCCTACCGCACTACGCTGGCAAAGGTGGCGGTCAGTGAACCGGTTAACAGCGCAGAAATGCGCCTTGAGCGCCGAATCTCGGCGGTCTACAAGGATATTCCCGGCGGGCAGCTGTTGGGTCCAACCTATGACTACACCCATCGCCTGCTGGATTTTACCCTGCTGGCCAATGGCGAAACGCCGCCCCTATGCAACGAAGACGGCGCGCAGGACGCCTCCCCGCATGTCTTTTCCCTGCTGGCCAACCAGGGACTGGCAAAGCGTGAAGAGGATGATGGTGCCACGCCAGACGACATCACCCGCACGCCACCGGTTTACCCCTGTTCACGTGCTTCACGCCTGCAACAGCTGATGCGCGGCGACGAAGGGTATCTGCTGGCACTGGCCTACTCCACCCAGCGTGGTTACGGGCGCAATCACCCGTTTGCCGCAGAGATCCGCAGCGGCTATGTGGCACTAGAAACGGTACCGGAAGAGCTGGGATTTGCGGTGAACGTCGGCGAACTGCTGATGACCGAATGTGAAATGGTCAACGGTTTTGTCGCACCGGAGAACGAAGCGCCTCATTTTACCCGCGGCTACGGGCTGGTGTTCGGCATGAGCGAACGTAAAGCGATGGCGATGGCGCTGGTAGACCGCGCCCTACAGGCACCTGACTACGATGAAACGGTCACCGGACCGGCGCAGGACGAAGAATTCGTGCTGGCGCATGCGGATAACGTCGAGGCGGCGGGTTTTGTTTCGCACCTCAAACTTCCCCATTACGTCGATTTCCAGGCCGAACTGGAACTGCTTAAACGACTGCAACAGGAGGCCACCCGTGACCGCTAA
- the phnO gene encoding aminoalkylphosphonate N-acetyltransferase: MSVCELRRATLYDVDAVYALVCELKQGKFDLQAFSAGYAANLQDHNMSYQLALLDGLVVGMIGLHLQFHLHHANWIGEIQELVVMPQARGLKVGSQLLTWAEETAREAGAEMTELSTSIQRHDAHRFYLREGYSQSHFRFTKLL, encoded by the coding sequence ATGTCTGTCTGTGAATTACGCCGCGCAACGCTTTACGATGTCGATGCGGTTTACGCGCTGGTCTGTGAACTGAAGCAGGGAAAATTTGACCTCCAGGCCTTTAGCGCTGGGTATGCGGCCAATCTGCAGGATCACAACATGAGCTACCAGCTGGCGCTGCTCGACGGGCTGGTCGTCGGAATGATTGGACTGCATCTGCAGTTTCACCTGCACCACGCTAACTGGATCGGCGAGATCCAGGAACTGGTGGTGATGCCACAGGCACGCGGGCTAAAAGTGGGCAGCCAGTTACTGACCTGGGCCGAAGAGACGGCACGTGAAGCGGGCGCAGAAATGACCGAGCTTTCCACCAGTATTCAACGCCACGACGCGCACCGTTTTTATCTGCGCGAAGGCTATTCACAGAGCCATTTTCGCTTCACCAAGCTGTTGTAA
- the phnN gene encoding ribose 1,5-bisphosphokinase — translation MGKLIWLMGPSGSGKDSLLAELRQQEQAQLLVAHRYITRAANAGNENHIALSEQEFFTRAGQNLLALSWHANGLYYGVGVEIDLWLHAGFDVVVNGSRAHLPQAQSRYGASLLPICLQVSPDILRQRLQVRGRESETEIAARLERAARYAPFDCHTLNNDGSLLQSVDTLLTLMGRKEKKHVCL, via the coding sequence ATGGGAAAACTGATCTGGCTGATGGGGCCATCCGGCTCCGGTAAGGACAGCCTGCTGGCAGAGCTTCGCCAACAGGAACAGGCGCAACTACTGGTGGCACATCGCTACATCACCCGAGCGGCCAACGCCGGGAATGAAAACCACATCGCCCTCAGTGAACAGGAATTTTTTACCCGTGCCGGGCAAAACCTGCTGGCACTGAGCTGGCATGCCAATGGCTTGTACTACGGCGTCGGCGTAGAGATTGACCTCTGGCTGCACGCCGGGTTTGACGTGGTGGTGAACGGCTCCCGCGCCCATCTGCCTCAGGCGCAATCACGCTATGGCGCCTCCCTGCTCCCCATCTGCCTCCAGGTGTCTCCAGACATTTTACGCCAGCGCCTGCAGGTGCGCGGACGCGAGAGCGAAACGGAAATCGCCGCCCGCCTCGAACGCGCCGCCCGCTACGCGCCGTTTGACTGTCACACGCTTAATAATGATGGAAGTTTGCTACAGTCAGTCGATACATTACTCACACTGATGGGACGCAAGGAGAAGAAACATGTCTGTCTGTGA
- the phnH gene encoding phosphonate C-P lyase system protein PhnH, with the protein MTLQTAFNLPVQDAQQSFRRLLKAMSEPGVIVALHQLKHGWQPLGLATTSVLLTLVDGDTPVWLAPSMDNDIARQNLRFHTNAPLVDQPQLAAFAVADERISSDQLNALSAGSAVAPETSATLIVQVSGLSGGRMLRLTGAGIAEERMIAPQLPECLIHELTERPHPFPLGVDLILTCGERLLAIPRTTHVEVC; encoded by the coding sequence ATGACCTTACAAACCGCTTTTAATTTACCCGTTCAGGATGCTCAGCAGAGCTTTCGTCGCCTGCTGAAGGCCATGAGTGAGCCGGGCGTAATCGTCGCTCTGCATCAACTGAAACACGGCTGGCAGCCGCTGGGCCTGGCGACCACCAGCGTGCTGCTGACTCTGGTCGACGGCGACACGCCGGTCTGGCTGGCGCCGTCGATGGATAACGATATCGCCCGGCAGAACCTGCGTTTTCACACCAACGCGCCGTTGGTGGATCAGCCGCAGCTGGCAGCCTTTGCCGTCGCCGATGAACGCATCAGCAGCGATCAGCTTAACGCCCTCTCTGCCGGTTCCGCCGTAGCACCAGAAACCAGCGCCACGCTGATTGTGCAAGTCTCTGGCTTAAGCGGTGGACGCATGTTGCGTCTGACAGGCGCTGGTATCGCCGAAGAGCGCATGATCGCACCACAGCTACCGGAATGTCTGATTCATGAACTCACCGAACGCCCGCACCCGTTCCCGCTGGGGGTCGATCTGATCCTCACCTGCGGCGAACGCCTGCTGGCTATTCCGCGAACCACCCATGTGGAGGTGTGCTGA
- the phnE gene encoding phosphonate ABC transporter, permease protein PhnE — protein MQTITVAPPKRSWFSLLSWAILLAVLVVSWKGAEMAPLTLIEDSGNMATFAADFFPPDFSQWQDYLSEMAVTLQIAVWGTALAVVLSIPFGLMCADNLVPWWIYQPMRRLMDACRAINEMVFAMLFVVAVGLGPFAGVMALFIHTTGVLSKLLSEAVEAIEPGPVEGIRATGANKIEEILYGVLPQVMPLLISYSLYRFESNVRSATVVGMVGAGGIGVTLWEAIRGFQFQQTCALMVLIIVTVSLLDFLSQRLRKHFI, from the coding sequence ATGCAAACCATCACCGTCGCCCCACCCAAGCGTAGCTGGTTCTCGCTGCTGAGCTGGGCCATCCTTCTCGCCGTGCTGGTCGTGTCGTGGAAAGGTGCCGAAATGGCCCCGCTCACGCTGATCGAGGACTCCGGCAATATGGCGACCTTCGCCGCCGACTTCTTCCCGCCAGACTTCAGCCAGTGGCAGGATTATCTCAGCGAAATGGCCGTCACGTTGCAAATCGCCGTCTGGGGGACCGCCCTCGCCGTAGTGCTGTCGATTCCTTTCGGCCTGATGTGCGCCGATAACCTCGTTCCGTGGTGGATTTACCAGCCAATGCGTCGCCTGATGGACGCCTGCCGCGCCATCAATGAAATGGTCTTCGCCATGCTGTTTGTCGTTGCCGTTGGCCTCGGCCCGTTCGCTGGGGTGATGGCGCTGTTTATCCACACCACCGGGGTGCTCTCCAAGCTGCTGTCCGAAGCGGTAGAAGCCATTGAGCCGGGTCCGGTCGAAGGCATTCGCGCCACCGGTGCCAACAAGATTGAAGAGATCCTCTACGGCGTTCTGCCGCAGGTCATGCCGCTACTTATCTCCTACTCGCTGTACCGCTTTGAGTCCAACGTCCGCTCCGCCACGGTGGTTGGGATGGTCGGCGCAGGCGGCATTGGCGTGACCTTGTGGGAGGCGATTCGCGGATTCCAGTTCCAGCAAACCTGCGCCCTGATGGTGTTAATCATCGTCACCGTCAGCCTGCTGGATTTCCTCTCCCAGCGTTTGCGTAAGCACTTTATCTGA
- the phnM gene encoding alpha-D-ribose 1-methylphosphonate 5-triphosphate diphosphatase, which yields MIINNVKLVLEDDVVQGSLEIQDGIIRAFAESQSRLPEALDGEGGWLLPGLIELHTDNLDKFFTPRPKVDWPAHSAMSSHDALMVASGITTVLDAVAIGDVRDGGDRLENLEKMINAVEETQKRGVNRAEHRLHLRCELPHHTTLPLFEKLVGREPVTLVSLMDHSPGQRQFANREKYREYYQGKYSLTDEQMARYEEEQLALAARWSQPNRTAIAQMCRERRIALASHDDATHDHVLESHQLGSVIAEFPTTFEAAEASRQHGMNVLMGAPNIVRGGSHSGNVAAHKLAELGLLDILSSDYYPASLLDAAFRVADDSANRFTLPQAIRLVTGNPARALNLDDRGVIAEGKRADLVLAHRKGDHIHIDHVWRQGKRVF from the coding sequence ATGATTATCAACAATGTAAAGCTGGTGCTGGAAGACGATGTGGTGCAGGGATCGCTAGAAATACAGGACGGGATAATCCGCGCCTTTGCAGAAAGTCAGAGCCGTCTGCCAGAAGCGCTGGACGGCGAAGGCGGCTGGCTGCTGCCGGGGCTTATCGAACTGCATACTGATAATCTCGACAAATTCTTCACCCCGCGCCCGAAGGTCGACTGGCCTGCCCACTCAGCGATGAGCAGCCATGACGCGCTTATGGTCGCCAGCGGCATTACCACCGTGCTGGATGCGGTAGCGATTGGCGATGTGCGTGACGGCGGCGACCGCCTGGAAAATCTGGAAAAGATGATCAACGCCGTGGAAGAAACTCAGAAGCGTGGGGTCAACCGCGCCGAGCACCGCCTGCATCTGCGCTGTGAGTTGCCGCATCACACCACCCTGCCGCTGTTTGAAAAGCTGGTTGGTCGTGAGCCAGTGACACTGGTTTCACTGATGGACCACTCACCGGGCCAGCGCCAGTTCGCTAACCGCGAAAAATACCGTGAGTATTATCAGGGCAAGTATTCGCTCACCGATGAACAAATGGCCCGTTACGAAGAGGAACAGTTAGCCTTGGCGGCACGCTGGTCACAGCCTAACCGCACGGCGATTGCACAGATGTGCCGCGAACGCCGAATTGCACTGGCAAGCCACGACGACGCCACCCATGACCATGTGCTCGAATCACATCAACTTGGCAGCGTGATCGCCGAATTTCCCACCACTTTCGAAGCTGCAGAAGCCTCACGCCAACACGGGATGAACGTGCTGATGGGCGCACCAAACATCGTGCGCGGCGGCTCCCACTCCGGCAATGTGGCGGCGCATAAGCTGGCGGAACTGGGGCTGCTGGATATCCTCTCTTCCGATTACTACCCGGCCAGCCTGCTCGACGCGGCGTTTCGCGTAGCGGACGACAGCGCCAACCGCTTCACGCTGCCACAGGCAATTCGCCTGGTCACCGGCAACCCGGCACGGGCGCTGAATCTCGACGATCGTGGCGTCATCGCCGAAGGGAAACGCGCGGATCTGGTGCTGGCGCACCGCAAAGGCGATCACATTCATATCGATCACGTCTGGCGTCAGGGAAAAAGGGTGTTCTGA
- the phnF gene encoding phosphonate metabolism transcriptional regulator PhnF, whose protein sequence is MHLSTHPTSYPTRYQEIAARLEQELRQHYRCGDYLPAEHQLAARYEVNRHTLRRAIDQLVERGWVQRRQGVGVLVLMRPFDYPLNAQARFSQNLLDQGSHPTSEKLLAVLRPASRHIADALSINEGDNVIHLRTLRRVNGIALCLIDHYFSDLTLWPLLQGFNSGSLHDYLREQSGLMLKRTQTRISARRAQAKESKVLEIPNMAPLLCVRTLNHREGEAHAAEYSVSLTRADMIEFTMEH, encoded by the coding sequence ATGCACTTGTCTACACATCCGACCAGTTATCCGACGCGTTATCAGGAGATTGCCGCGAGACTTGAGCAGGAGCTTCGTCAACATTATCGCTGCGGCGACTATCTGCCCGCCGAGCATCAGTTGGCCGCGCGCTATGAGGTCAACCGCCACACCCTGCGCCGCGCCATCGACCAGTTGGTTGAGCGCGGTTGGGTACAGCGTCGCCAGGGCGTCGGCGTACTGGTGCTAATGCGCCCGTTCGATTACCCGCTCAACGCCCAGGCGCGTTTCAGTCAGAACCTGCTGGACCAGGGTAGCCATCCCACCAGCGAAAAGCTGCTTGCGGTGCTGCGCCCGGCCTCCCGCCACATTGCCGACGCGCTCAGTATTAACGAGGGCGATAACGTGATTCACCTGCGCACCCTGCGCCGGGTAAACGGCATCGCGCTGTGTCTTATCGACCACTACTTTTCCGACCTCACCCTCTGGCCGCTGCTGCAGGGCTTTAACAGCGGTTCACTGCACGACTATCTGCGCGAGCAGTCGGGTCTGATGCTCAAGCGCACGCAGACGCGTATCAGCGCCCGTCGCGCCCAGGCCAAAGAGAGCAAGGTGCTGGAAATCCCCAATATGGCGCCGCTGTTGTGCGTGCGCACCCTGAACCACCGTGAAGGCGAAGCGCACGCGGCGGAATACTCCGTCAGCCTGACCCGCGCCGACATGATCGAATTCACTATGGAGCACTGA
- the phnK gene encoding phosphonate C-P lyase system protein PhnK, producing MMQPLLSVNNLTHLYAPGKGFSDVSFDLWPGEVLGIVGESGSGKTTLLKSISSRLTPQSGDILYQNRSLYGMSEADRRRLLRTEWGVVHQHPMDGLRRQVSAGGNIGERLMATGARHYGDIRATAQRWLEEVEIPSSRIDDLPTTFSGGMQQRLQIARNLVTHPKLVFMDEPTGGLDVSVQAKLLDLLRGLVVELDLAVVIVTHDLGVARLLADRLLVMKQGQVVESGLTDRVLDDPHHPYTQLLVSSVLQN from the coding sequence ATGATGCAACCGCTGCTTTCTGTCAATAACCTGACCCATCTCTACGCGCCGGGCAAAGGCTTCAGCGATGTCTCTTTTGACCTGTGGCCTGGCGAAGTGCTGGGTATCGTCGGCGAGTCCGGCTCCGGCAAAACCACGCTACTGAAGTCGATCTCCTCACGGCTGACGCCGCAGTCTGGCGACATTTTGTATCAGAACCGTTCGCTGTACGGCATGAGCGAAGCCGACCGTCGCCGCCTGCTACGCACCGAATGGGGTGTGGTACATCAGCACCCGATGGACGGCCTGCGCCGTCAGGTTTCGGCGGGCGGTAATATCGGTGAACGCCTGATGGCCACCGGCGCGCGCCACTATGGCGATATCCGCGCCACCGCCCAGCGTTGGCTGGAGGAAGTAGAAATTCCCTCCTCGCGCATCGACGACCTGCCGACCACCTTTTCCGGCGGTATGCAGCAACGTTTACAGATTGCCCGCAACCTCGTCACCCATCCCAAACTGGTGTTTATGGACGAGCCCACCGGCGGGCTGGACGTCTCCGTACAGGCCAAATTGCTGGACCTGCTGCGCGGGCTGGTGGTGGAACTGGATCTGGCGGTAGTGATTGTCACCCATGATTTGGGCGTGGCGCGTCTGCTGGCGGACCGTTTGCTGGTAATGAAACAAGGTCAGGTGGTGGAAAGTGGGTTGACCGACCGCGTGCTCGACGATCCTCATCATCCGTACACCCAATTGCTGGTGTCGTCCGTACTGCAGAACTAA